AAGCATGGCCGGGCTCGGCTTGCCAAAACTGCGTTCGGGTTCCTTGCCGTATGCCGCCTTGAGGAGAGCCATGAAACTCCCGATATCTGGAACAGGGCCTTTCTCGTCGGGGCAGACAAAATCCGAGTGGGTCACCCAGAAGGGCACACCGCGCTGCACGCGGAAGGAGAGTTCGCAAAGTTCGCGGTAATCAAACGAATTGTGGTAAGCGACAAGTACAAGTTCCGTTTCTTCAACAGACGGATTCAAGTTCAACGATGGATCCTGTGCTGCAAACCATTCGAACACTTCTGGATTCGCAAAGAAGAATACGTTCTTTATGCCCTTCGCATGGATAGCTTCGAGCGAAAGGTAGAGCGCCGAAATGATGGAGCCATCCCGCAACGGCAGGCCCATACATTTGAGGCGGTTTTCGTAAAAAACGGGAGACTTGCTCGTATTGTTGCTCAAGTAATAGA
The DNA window shown above is from uncultured Fibrobacter sp. and carries:
- a CDS encoding HAD-IA family hydrolase — translated: MLHKPVKTVVFDLDGTLYLSGRPYPGAVETVCRVAQSVPVYYLSNNTSKSPVFYENRLKCMGLPLRDGSIISALYLSLEAIHAKGIKNVFFFANPEVFEWFAAQDPSLNLNPSVEETELVLVAYHNSFDYRELCELSFRVQRGVPFWVTHSDFVCPDEKGPVPDIGSFMALLKAAYGKEPERSFGKPSPAMLAGVLNRFEPEEILFVGDRLYTDFELAKRAGCRFVLPLCGETKRADVDALECKPEFIVENVSEIDFDSFFKGTI